aagaaaaaaaccgaaaaaaaccggctaggatcacggctttaggatcaccttaaggtatattataaaattttttttgtcgaaaattttcaaaatggcggCGCAGCAGTTGCTTGAACTCGGCTCCTCAGATTTGCGCCGTGCAACGCTCAGGTCGCTctaattaactaaaataaaaaaaccaaagtttttttgttaaaatgcGTTCATATGCTTTGCATGAacctaaatttaaaaaaaattaataataaacattgtttttgccatttatttataaaagaaaaaggtaactttttttcaaaatggtcctgaatttttaatttttaattttttttaaatttaggttcatgcaaaacatataaatgcattttaacaaaaaaactttggttttttttatttcagttgaTTAGAGCGATCTGAGCGTTGCACGGTGCAAATCCGAGGAGCCGACTTCAAGCAGCTGCTGcgccgccattttgaaatttttcgacaaaaaaaattttataatataccttTAAATcatgaatattataatgtacttTGTTCcgatttaataaatctttccatctgtttaaaaaaaattcagaaaaaaacaGCCGTTTACTTGACCCTCCcccttaaatatttcaatttttaataccatcaatatttcttatcaGTTTCAAATAACTTGAATAGaagaaatcaataaattgGGTAAAACGTAACAGACTTAGATTTCATCTACATCTAATATAATGACAATGTAGTGGTGGCCAAGTAAAAGAGGTAAGAGATAATCAAGAATAGATTTTCTGcgatattcttttataaataatagaaacagAGATTATGGAATGATAAAAACGAACAAACAGTATACCTCAATATTCTTGCATCAGCTGTTAAACCTGAAATGCTAATTCCCATGTGTTTGTCTATCGgtataattttcttctgaTGAGCTGATAGCTCTGATAATGCTCTCTCCAGCGCAATGAGAACGGCGTGTGTTTTGCTCTTAATACCTAAGGTAGCTGATCCCAGTTTCACAGCTTCCATAGCATATTCCAATTGACGTAGTTCTCCTTGCGGATTCCATACTGTCACATCGCTATCATACTGATTGCGGAactaaaaaatacatgcaatcgtcaaattaatagaaatcatatacatatttctattCAATTAACATAAGTATTTGTATTCTTAAAAGGCTctaatgattaaaaatcaaacGTATGAAAAAGGGGCATAAAGCCGTAACAAGGTGTTTGTGTCAGTttctgtgtatgtatatataaatatatttttccaactttatttaactgcgcgccgattatttgtcggacttgaaacacagttaTTGTTGGAATTaaaacccttccctccccggaattaaatcgactcgatttaattatctaaaaactgtaaagaatttattgcgaaaaatattacctcagttTTAATTCCAACAAtaactgtgtttcaagtccgataaataatcggcgcgcagttaaataaagttgaaaaaaaaaatatatatatatatatatacagggtgaattttaatggatgtcccATTCACAATTGTCATCTGCCAATTtgtctcaattttctttctatatatataaaaaaattttccattttgtaacGAAGACGTaaagtttaacaattattctatataagtgAAGTGctctttatcaaaaaaaggaTGCTCGATGAAGTATTGATGGTAAAAGGATgggacatccattaaaattcaccctgtatatatatatatatatatatatatatatatatatatatatatatatatatatacacagaaaCTGACACGAACACTTTGTTACGGCTTTATGCCCCTTTTTCATACGTTTGATAAGTATTTGTGTCCTGTCTTTGACTAAGAATAtcttatttccattttatttataattatataagtcaGTGACCAGTGACCAGATGTAACTTCCGGTCTGATTTTTGTGTTAATGCCTATTACCCTCTCCTTGTTTGCATCTTGACTTAAAGTACGATTTCATGGTACTGTCGTTCCCAAAACGGAGGCCAGTAGTCATGtggtctaattttatattcaagattATCTTAAGTACGACCTCAAGACACAGTATAGCTATTTTATTGGTTGGATGGAATCTTAAGACTGTCAATAATCAGATTTAAAGCAATCTTAAGTACAAAATCCAACTATGAACATTGTACAAAGTGTCACGTCTTACAAGTAACACTACCCAAGTGTCACACACCAATTTTTCTGAAACTATGCACACATGTAGaactttgcaaaatatttatcatgttttattgttattttttttatttttgatcatAAAGCATTTTAAGAATAGAAACTACCCTCGAAATATTGACCTTCTCAACTCTATGTACGTTATCTCGAATAGTTTTTGCACCAGAATATTATCTCTAGGAGTTTTTAGAGTtttctcgacatttttttcacaaaaaatcgACCAGCAACGTGCATGGCCTAAAAAGTTGTTATACATAGGATTGAGAAGGTCAGTATTTTGAGGGCAGTTTCTACCTTAAAACTCGACTCTTAAAACGCTTTataggcaaaaaaaaaaacacgacacaaatatttttcgaagttCTACAAGTGTGcacagtttcaaaaaaatcggcgtGACACTTGGGTAGTGTTACTTGTTACTTACATGCATCCAGCAATTCATTATCAAGATATAAGTTGAGAAGAAATGGACATCGACATAAAAGTCAGGTCAAAAACTGTGTGTATGCCAATGATATAATAGttgtatatttaacacattCCATGTCACTTCCCAGGTAGCAAGTTTGTCGTCATTTTAACGTTAACCCTTCGTGTGTAACGTCGGGTCACTCGTGCCCTGGCGAAAGTGACTGTCCCCTGTAGCTCGAAGGGGGGGGGGCGGGACCAAActatactgaaaaaaattgtatactaCTAAGCTACTAGCTCCCCAAGCGCCGACGGTCTAGTGCGTAAACAGCCGTTGTGAGAGCCAGACGAAATTTTGAAAGTGCACGAGTGACCCGACGTTACACGTTacgttgattaaaaatagcaggtgagtaaaatgtttattttaatttggatgttttttttttactaaaaattcatGTTCTTTCATTGGGAATTGATAGATTAATCTTagttatcgataaataatatgttttgaCTGTGCACAATAATTTAGtctcgatataattttttcatatttttgtacttttttataattttgtaataaataattgtgattgattacattttcatgaataaaattgattaaaaatgaataaaatgtgtattttactGTAATTTTACCTATTTACGTACTTTCAAAAAACGTGATTTTGATGCTCAAAACTTAAGCATcccattaatttatacatacttctaatatttttttctttaaagtactattcttaaactttaatttcttttttttttaaatatattaatttttgccaaagttacgattttttgaaaaaaatagtcTATTCTTcaagtttttatttgtttatataaatatattgtttaaacaaatgaaaaaatcgGCAATATAACGATTGATCCTTAAAGTAGGATAGTTAATAAggtaacatgaattttttcagatttttttagaacactttaaagtattttttaggCGTCGGACACGAGTGACCCAACGTTACACGTTACAGGTGCCGAAAAAGACGTTACACACGAAGggttaaaatgttaaaaacgttattttaacgTCTAAATGAAGGCAATGTCAGTTTGCTACCAATGTTGTACCATCAATTGTCCATGCTGAATTATTTCCATTCAGGctatttcgatattttgagTATAAGCAGATAtgttatcataaaatatttcatatcatTAAttgatacattatatatacaattaacaTGTATAGAATAGTTATCATATCATATAGCCGTATACTATCGGTATAGTATCTTAAATGGGCACTTGCACACAAACAGCGCGATACAtgttaatgtttaattattcaatttaagCAATAAACTAAACACTTATACAcaaatttttcatcttttaaggcaatatatttattttttctcatgtACCTTTAAGCTggccacacacactttttcgtaacagtaacagtaggatttcgaccaatcgtgTTACTCGATTTGGgaacgtacggccgtacgttttcgaatcgagcaacgcgattggtcgaaatcctactgttactgttacgaaaaagtgtgtgtccggggccTTAATCATTTATACTATTTCGCCACGTAATGTATACTTTCATATtgctatatacaaatataagtaCATAACCATAAAAATGGCGACTTTGAcatgatttataaattctttttgtaataatcattaaataaacagAAAGCTCGAAGTATAATATACTAAACACTTACCATTTTTATTAGCAATTCTTTCAACTGGAAGAGTAAAGATAACAAACAATATTACTTGCAAAAACACCCGACTTTCGCCGACTAACCAAAATCACTTGTCATGCAGTGACACAGAACATATACTTGCAGTGATCAGCAGTGATCATAGTGATCTGCACTAGTGCACTCTGCAGCATGGTGGAGTGATCCAGTGATGTGCgttaaggtgaaatttcatgggcagtgaaaagtagcagcagatcgtactgattggttacaaaatagagaagttctaggaactcgagaaataaataaattataaataaataaataaaaaaaatacattttgaaaaattttagtcCCTTAGAAGCGTAAGTATAGCGCACAtaagcaatttaaattttgaaatcttttttctttggtGCTCGTGCATGCGCTGTATGCCGCGTATGTTCTTCTCCCACGTGGTGAAACACACTACAACGTGTATCGGAAAATGAAATagaagatacatttttttaaagtaagataaataatacattttggAAAATCTTAAGCCCgttctacaatagctgtaagAGTATGcggtaagacgtaagcagtaaaaattgaccaactactacagtcaattattcttgaattgtaaaaatgttattgtcaatagcttactgcttacaGTGTTCACGTTTTACATCTACTCTTATATACGGCTATTATGGAATGGAccttaattacatttatagcAGTTAAGCGTACCTAATTGTGGCGAATTTgagcaatataaattttgtaatttttttttgttttttccttTGTGCTCGTACACGTGTACCACGCGTGGTGAACACAGAGCTCGCGATAtctcaaatttataaaaaaaaaatatttttctaataatatattaataaaatgtaattttctttaaaataattattatttaatatttaataataatatacatgcaggctatgtaataataatgtcaaTACTAGCCACATGTGAATGGAAAcagaataaatttagattacataatctaatctaattatatataatcttaccgctataattataataaatacatgatATACAATgcattttaacatatattacacAAAAGCAAGGATTATtattctctatattttttgtcttttttcagAGAGAAAATATGACATCCCATTATCAACCTTTATATAGCGAGAGTTGTAGTCGATATCCCTATGTCGGCAGAATGTCCGTAGGAGAGGAGAGTAGTGTTGACTTCATCTATCAATTTGTGAAGAAGAGATTTGTTCCCAAGAACCATCAGAATATTAGCATATTCCATACTGCCCCTGACATAATTGGGCCACCCAAATTTCAAAACTATGGAGAACTATTTCATTTAccttctttttttgaaaacggatgggtatgtatattttctggtattatacattattgtcCAGTAAAAAGTAATCGCAATTCAAACTTACAAGAGTTTGTAGTAATTGACACTTTTTGACTTTTCAATACAGAATTCAGACAATAATGATGTTTCAATATCTCCATGGCAAAACGAAGAATTTGATGATGGGACTGATTATATTCAGCTATGTAAAATTCGGCGGTATAAGACgaagaaaaatagatatatttgtatgtaatatttgaattatcaGATATTGTTAAGaagatattgttaaagaaGATATGCTTTTGTTGAGAAgagagtataattatatattttctattttgaagGTATCGAGTTTCATGAAGCTGTATATCCAATCAGAGTCTGTATTTACGAAATACATCATCCTGGAAGCGTAATTCAAATTTCGGCTCAACATCCTAATAATAAGTGGTTTAAGTTGTGGGATAAATCGTCTCATTTTGTACCGCCgacatcaagattattttctccacCGTTATCGCATCGGCGTAACTTTAAGACCAAAATGCTCAAACTAACATTTGAAAACAGTTCACGTCTCTCTTACACAAAGTTAGATGCTGTGATGCTCATCGGTACATCAGAATTGATCCTTTCTAGAAATCCTAACGAGAGTCTAACTAAtctgttaaaaagaattaacagGATGTACTCTCCATACCATGATGATGTTCATAATTTAACAGCAGATTTAAAAAGTAGACACTTGGATATAGTTCATCTGCAACAAAATTTTCCCGAATATTGTATTTGTAAAAGGTATTATTATCGTCAACGTTAAGTagtagtatttaaatttttttctgttattaataatgaaaataagttTGTTCCTTTAATAATTGCAGCGATATAAGAAGGTTTTCTTCTAAGAGTAATTTGAAGCAAAAAAGGTGTCAGGAGGTAATCCCTTGTTATGAGCAACCTCTTGGATGTTCGGGtcctattttattaaatagtcATTCAAATTATGCAAAGCGTATGAAACTTTCTTCGGATGAATCCAAGGACTTATCACGTTGCGGTTTATCTGCGCTTCCGGTAAAGTATTATAAGTGGTCTATTTCtcatcatattattttaaggggTTACACCACTGCAGAAGTCTAAAATAAAGcgtttttttgcgattttttttttggatgAAAGGAAAAGtaagagtataataatattcaaggatgtaattaatcatgtttttaagtgttaaaaaaaatatttattcaataatagtACAAAATTGCGACGTTGCAGCCATTCTCGCGAGGCATGTCGCGCTCTGCGGCACGCAGTATAACTATAACTGACGCAAATttgaatctaaaaaaaaaaaaaaaaaaaaatttttctcttaatctACACGAGTATAGCTAGAGAAATACGTAGgggattttgaaaatattaatttttgtgtgATTGGCGAGCATTTGAAGTAAACAGttcaatttttgacaaaaaaaagggGCAatcatttgttaataaataatg
The nucleotide sequence above comes from Temnothorax longispinosus isolate EJ_2023e chromosome 4, Tlon_JGU_v1, whole genome shotgun sequence. Encoded proteins:
- the LOC139811164 gene encoding F-box/LRR-repeat protein 4-like, which translates into the protein MTSHYQPLYSESCSRYPYVGRMSVGEESSVDFIYQFVKKRFVPKNHQNISIFHTAPDIIGPPKFQNYGELFHLPSFFENGWNSDNNDVSISPWQNEEFDDGTDYIQLCKIRRYKTKKNRYICIEFHEAVYPIRVCIYEIHHPGSVIQISAQHPNNKWFKLWDKSSHFVPPTSRLFSPPLSHRRNFKTKMLKLTFENSSRLSYTKLDAVMLIGTSELILSRNPNESLTNLLKRINRMYSPYHDDVHNLTADLKSRHLDIVHLQQNFPEYCICKSDIRRFSSKSNLKQKRCQEVIPCYEQPLGCSGPILLNSHSNYAKRMKLSSDESKDLSRCGLSALPNEMLLKILNYLDLTTLCRMNCVDKFFNYLTQDPLLYTRLNIRRVTEKFITRKVFRCFTARCKYLKQLDLTESNFNVNNFVYFLDNCGRNLTHLRLYACKSVDSHALLKTSEICKKLKELDLSYCRLIDDEGFSHLEKLKSLERLNLCGTRIKAQQLCKILQKNQRMRELHSPSLINEEAVVLELGNSCRDLEAIQSLNTRHGITPHGISALANCKNLLKMELKMA